One Burkholderia sp. 9120 genomic window, TGACATCGACGACGGATTGGTATGCGAAACAGTACGTGCTGTTCGAAAACGAGCGCACGCGTCCGGTCAAGGATCTGCTGGCGGCGGTGCCGGCCACGGACGTCCGGGTTGCGATCGACATCGGCTGCGGGCCCGGCAATTCCACCGAAGCGCTGGCCGCGCGTCTGCCGGGCGCGGCGGTCAGCGGTCTGGACAGTTCCGCCGACATGGTCGCGGCGGCGCGCAAACGCCTGCCGCAGTTCCAGTTCGACGTGGTCGACATTTCGACGTGGGACGCGCCGGGACCGTACGATCTGATTCTCGCCAATGCCGTGCTGCAATGGGTGCCCGACCACGAGCGGCTGTTCCCGTCGCTGGTGACGAAACTCGCGGCGGGCGGCAGCCTCGCGGTGCAGATGCCGGACAATCTCGACGAACCGGCGCACCGCCTGCTGCGCGAAATCGCGCTCGATGGCCCGTGGGCGCCAAAGCTGGCGGGGGTCGAACGCACCATGCGGCATGGCGCGGCCTGGTATTACTCGCTGCTCAAGCCGTTGTGCGCGCGGGTCGACGTGTGGCGTACCGTCTACCATCATCCACTGACGGGCGGCGCGGATGCGGTGGTCGAGTGGTTCAAGGGCAGCGCGCTGCGGCCGTTTCTGGCCCAACTCGACGAGGCCGAAGAGCCGGCTTTCCTGCAGCGCTATCGGGACGAGATGGCGCGGGCGTATCCGGCGTTGGACGACGGCACGGTGTTGCTGCCGTTTCCGCGGCTTTTTGTCGTCGCTACGCGCTAGATTTGCGGGGTCGCGCGGTTCGTCGGGGCGGCGAAACCGCGCGCTGGCGGTCGGTTTCGTGCGGTTGGGCGCGCACGGCATGACGCGCTGATGGGAAAGGTGCGCCAAGGTACGTCAGACTTTGCCGCTCGCGAATTCTGCGTGATATTGTTCAGTGAAAGCGGAGGACGGTGGTCGCCGTTCTCACTGACATGCCCATTACCGCAGCGAGCGTCGCCATGAGTGATGTACGCCACCATCTGAGTCCACGTGACCGTCTTGAGCTGTTGTGCTGGCTCACATGCGGGAGTCTTGGCGCTTATTACCTGAATGAGGATTGGCCCGACGCGGCGTTTCATGTGCAAGCCGCGCATAAGTGGCTCGACCGGCGCTCGCGGGAGGCGGATTGGTTGAGTATCGCCAAGTTGTCCGCTACCGCTGTTGAGATTGCCAGGCGGCATGCCGGGTTTGTCGAGGCGGATTGGGCTCGGGATGCGGTTGAGGAAATTCTCGATACGGTTGAGTTGGATCCCCAAGCCAGGCTTGTGCGGCAGGTTTTTGGGGATTGTCAGAGTGCGCTGGCTGATCGGCGGGTGGCTGATTAGGGGGTTGCCTGGTCGGCGACGTCGGTTGGTTGGTTTCGCCGGGTGTTGGCCTTTCCTTGATGTCGCAGTGGTCTATTAGTGTTGCCCCTGTGCGGGGCGGCACTCACTTTCTTTGCCGCCGCAAAGAAAGTAAGCAAAGAAAGCGGGCCCACACCGCCAGCCCATAAGCGGCTCCCCCGCGCAGCCCATGGTAGTGGCTCATCTGGAATCTGAGTTCTCGCACCTTCCGCCCTCGTGACAAGGCCGTCATTCTTCCGGCGGCGCTGCGCGCGCCCCACGGTCGTTCTTCAATTCCGGGGCTTTTTGGGTTTCTCGCTCTGCGGTGGCTGGGTCGCGCTAATCCTCGCGCCGGGTGGGCAAGCTGGCAGCTAAAATATCGGGCACCGCGCCGTCGCGCGTCACGTACCCGGTCGATCACCTTGAAACGCAAAATGCCCGCGCTGAACGCGCTTAAAGCCTTCGAAGTCGCCGGCCGTACGGGCAGCTTTACCCGCGCCGCGGAATTGCTCAACGTCACCCAAAGCGCGGTCAGCCGGCAAGTCCGGCAGCTGGAGACGCAACTCGGTGAGACGTTACTGCAACGTCATCATCATCATCTGGAACTCTCCGCCGCCGGACGGATCCTCCTGCAGGCGCTGCAACACTCGTTCGATCGCATCGAACTCACGGTGCGCAGTCTGCAAGATAAAACCCACCGTAACCGGCTGCGCATCAACGCACCACCCACCTTCACGAGCCGCTGGCTCATGCCGCGTCTGGGCCGCCTGCGTGACGCCTATCCGCATCTCGAACTCAGCCTGTCAACCCGCGTCGACGATAACCTCGCAGAGTCCGGCGTGCTCGACTGCGCAATCCGCTTCGGCAACGGCGAATGGGAAGGTTTCG contains:
- the tam gene encoding trans-aconitate 2-methyltransferase; this encodes MTSTTDWYAKQYVLFENERTRPVKDLLAAVPATDVRVAIDIGCGPGNSTEALAARLPGAAVSGLDSSADMVAAARKRLPQFQFDVVDISTWDAPGPYDLILANAVLQWVPDHERLFPSLVTKLAAGGSLAVQMPDNLDEPAHRLLREIALDGPWAPKLAGVERTMRHGAAWYYSLLKPLCARVDVWRTVYHHPLTGGADAVVEWFKGSALRPFLAQLDEAEEPAFLQRYRDEMARAYPALDDGTVLLPFPRLFVVATR